In Trifolium pratense cultivar HEN17-A07 linkage group LG7, ARS_RC_1.1, whole genome shotgun sequence, a genomic segment contains:
- the LOC123899788 gene encoding PTI1-like tyrosine-protein kinase At3g15890, with amino-acid sequence MAFCPLFCCGIASDRKGSGKKQPPWRVFSLKELHSATNNFNYDNKLGEGGFGSVYWGQLWDGSQIAVKRLKVWSNKADMEFAVEVEILARVRHKNLLSLRGYCAEGQERLIVYDYMPNLSLLSHLHGQHSTESLLDWNRRMNIAIGSAEGILYLHVQATPHIIHRDVKASNVLLDSDFQARVADFGFAKLIPDGATHVTTRVKGTLGYLAPEYAMLGKANESCDVYSFGILLLELASGKKPLEKLSSSVKRSINDWALPLACEKKFSELADPRLNGDYSEEELKRVVLVALICAQSQPEKRPTMLEVVELLKGESKEKVSQLENNELFKNPLAVGNNNDEISAAEGSSDFISEEKESKHENAES; translated from the exons ATGGCTTTTTGCCCACTTTTTTGTTGTGGAATTGCTTCGGATCG CAAAGGAAGTGGGAAGAAACAACCTCCGTGGCGGGTGTTTTCTTTGAAGGAATTACACTCAGCGACAAATAATTTCAACTATGATAACAAGCTTGGAGAAGGAGGATTCGGAAGTGTTTACTGGGGCCAGCTTTGGGATGGATCGCAA ATTGCAGTGAAAAGATTGAAGGTTTGGAGCAACAAAGCAGACATGGAATTTGCTGTTGAAGTTGAGATATTGGCAAGAGTACGGCACAAGAATCTTCTTAGTCTACGTGGCTATTGTGCTGAAGGCCAGGAACGTCTAATTGTATATGACTATATGCCAAATTTGAGCCTACTTTCTCATCTCCACGGACAGCACTCGACAGAAAGCCTCCTTGATTGGAATCGTCGGATGAATATTGCAATTGGGTctgctgagggaatttt ATATCTTCACGTCCAAGCAACACCGCATATCATCCATAGGGACGTTAAAGCAAGCAATGTGTTGCTGGATTCAGATTTCCAAGCACGTGTTGCTGATTTTGGTTTTGCCAAATTGATCCCCGACGGGGCAACACATGTGACTACTAGAGTTAAAGGCACCCTTGGCTACCTTGCACCAGAATATGCTATGTTAGGTAAAGCAAATGAGAGTTGCGATGTCTACAGTTTTGGAATTCTCCTTCTAGAACTTGCTAGCGGCAAAAAACCACTCGAAAAACTAAGCTCGTCAGTGAAACGGTCAATTAATGATTGGGCTCTACCATTAGCTTGTGAGAAAAAATTTAGCGAACTTGCAGATCCAAGACTTAATGGTGACTATTCTGAAGAAGAGCTTAAAAGGGTTGTATTAGTTGCTCTAATATGTGCTCAGAGTCAGCCGGAGAAGAGACCAACGATGCTCGAGGTGGTAGAGCTACTGAAGGGAGAATCAAAAGAGAAGGTTTCTCAGTTGGAGAATAATGAACTCTTTAAGAACCCTCTTGCTGTCGGAAATAACAATGATGAGATATCAGCTGCTGAAGGGAGTTCAGATTTCATCTCAGAAGAGAAGGAATCTAAACATGAGAATGCAGAATCTTGA